From Coriobacteriaceae bacterium, a single genomic window includes:
- a CDS encoding DUF4430 domain-containing protein — translation MDMFEDECQRASLRRRGVIARGVAKRCLVAFLAFAMAFSTTPAQLWAEGAEGITDAVAQATTPGEDAALAGGTAEQSGAEVSDSGSAPAASAATTEAATGDEGSATGESPATSEQSSTASAGQAGSAAAAAVQTENPTETGDVVKKQIEVSFSIIGTDADGKAQTWVAPTQLKLDEGATAADAFIKLQEKTGFKAKYDPNTAYGFYLESITSPSDGRTLAYDPTTHAYWQLFVDGASSSVGASSVKLTQGQKIEFAFTGGSASPVVKDQLAANVTVIGRDAQGKTQTWVDNAQYVVTSGSSALDLTKVALEANDIDAVAAGSFILSLKYNGVELGTPQDYSTYWQLFINGKSSDYTADNVTIHAGDAVTWFYGGWGDQLPSDSVHASVQVLGKDKDGKQQVWASTGQTGLKAGSTAKDLLEQTGLKLKATEESWGWYLRGITSPLDGKTYCGSDAATNSYWRFYVKGKSDAKYKFADVGAGAYELHEGDAVTFMYAGDSDALPGQVLGSADIIGPDVNGNNTRWGSAGNVSLPEGSTAQDLIETVLKAKGIDYKASQSGAYWSITSPFEDKSYGYDGATGKYWHLYINGESSSLCANQITLKSGDKVTLAYATDNSPMPDPDKIVVDPSATTPDWDAEWAGYGNSGNGSTVTDAKTPAQAAGLKWAFDWKAESGQQYANCSEPVIANGFVYIATENELIKIDSSTGKKVASAPLASKVSYTSRPIYTNGLIIVPLNGGAVQAITADKLICKWLTPGLTDLTQSSCTVVSDGEYVYVGSVDISYDENYNATYGNGSFARIKIATGEVSWQNIDPAEGYYWTGAALTDKYAIVPTSAGTLKCIDKTTGDVVSTMKLGAVANADCIADPSNGSTFYQMTHDGKLHVISLSAKGVLSEQKTVDLGLTNNLSAPAVSGDNLIVGGQTATGSALVLYNLKTGKTTMVAAADGKALPAGLNGIAATPLVSVQGGKTYVYFTVNSADSKDYVNYSSGGGVYRYTLGDAEATQIYDAAGHYQYCDSPVIADASGNLYYINDSGTLFKLGAVESWTVAFNSNGGSACDTKFVATADGKLVKPADPTRDGYTFGGWYTDEACTQAYDFSTPVTADLTLYAKWTKNAVKPGGNGGAGSNGGGSGTGAGSGTGAGAGSGSGSKGGAIAPGQKPVTKTTVSTKTEAKDNKSNKKDSDKSDKKDEKKSDKKSDKKSDSKSNSKSDSKSDTGAASTTTAKKSSGASEQETGTNPLAIVGVAAGVIGLAIVGVFVFTKRR, via the coding sequence ATGGATATGTTTGAGGACGAGTGCCAGCGTGCCTCGCTTCGTCGCCGTGGCGTAATCGCGCGCGGCGTGGCAAAGCGCTGCCTGGTGGCATTCCTGGCCTTCGCGATGGCCTTCAGCACCACGCCGGCTCAGCTGTGGGCCGAGGGTGCCGAGGGCATTACCGACGCTGTGGCTCAGGCTACGACGCCAGGCGAGGACGCAGCGCTTGCGGGCGGTACCGCTGAGCAGAGCGGCGCCGAGGTTTCGGATTCCGGGAGCGCGCCTGCAGCTAGTGCCGCCACTACAGAGGCAGCAACTGGCGACGAAGGCTCGGCGACGGGGGAGAGCCCTGCCACGAGCGAGCAGTCTTCGACGGCATCCGCTGGCCAAGCAGGATCTGCCGCCGCGGCTGCCGTCCAGACAGAGAACCCGACAGAAACTGGCGATGTCGTCAAGAAGCAAATCGAGGTCTCGTTCTCGATTATCGGCACCGATGCCGACGGCAAGGCTCAGACCTGGGTGGCGCCTACGCAGCTCAAGCTCGACGAGGGCGCGACGGCTGCGGATGCCTTCATTAAGCTGCAGGAGAAGACGGGCTTCAAGGCGAAGTACGATCCGAACACGGCATACGGTTTCTACCTCGAAAGCATCACCTCCCCGAGCGATGGCCGCACGCTTGCCTACGATCCGACGACTCATGCCTACTGGCAGCTGTTCGTCGACGGCGCGTCTTCCTCGGTTGGCGCGAGCAGCGTCAAACTCACCCAGGGGCAGAAGATTGAGTTTGCCTTTACGGGTGGTAGCGCGTCCCCTGTCGTTAAGGACCAGCTTGCTGCGAATGTGACCGTCATTGGTCGCGATGCCCAGGGCAAGACTCAGACCTGGGTCGACAACGCGCAGTATGTGGTGACGTCCGGTTCGAGCGCGCTTGATCTTACGAAGGTCGCGCTCGAGGCGAACGACATTGACGCCGTTGCTGCGGGCTCCTTCATTCTGAGCCTTAAGTACAACGGTGTTGAGCTGGGTACGCCCCAAGATTATTCGACCTATTGGCAGCTGTTTATCAACGGCAAGTCGAGTGACTATACGGCGGACAATGTCACCATCCATGCTGGCGATGCCGTCACGTGGTTCTACGGTGGCTGGGGCGACCAGTTGCCGTCCGATTCTGTCCATGCTTCCGTTCAGGTGCTTGGCAAGGACAAGGACGGCAAGCAGCAGGTTTGGGCTTCGACGGGCCAGACGGGTCTCAAGGCGGGCTCTACTGCTAAGGACCTGTTGGAGCAGACTGGTCTTAAACTCAAAGCTACAGAAGAGTCTTGGGGTTGGTACCTTAGGGGCATTACCTCGCCGCTTGACGGTAAGACCTATTGTGGCTCTGATGCTGCGACCAATAGCTATTGGCGCTTCTACGTAAAGGGCAAGTCCGACGCAAAGTACAAGTTCGCCGACGTTGGCGCTGGTGCCTACGAGCTCCATGAGGGTGACGCCGTCACCTTTATGTATGCTGGCGACAGCGATGCCCTCCCTGGTCAGGTGCTTGGATCCGCCGATATCATCGGCCCCGATGTCAACGGCAACAATACTCGCTGGGGCTCGGCAGGCAATGTTTCCCTGCCCGAAGGCTCTACGGCCCAGGACCTTATTGAGACGGTTCTGAAGGCGAAGGGCATTGATTACAAGGCCTCCCAGAGTGGTGCATACTGGTCCATTACTTCGCCGTTCGAAGACAAGTCTTACGGCTATGATGGTGCGACCGGTAAATACTGGCATCTGTATATCAACGGAGAGTCCTCATCTCTCTGTGCCAACCAGATTACGCTCAAGAGCGGCGATAAGGTCACGCTTGCCTATGCCACCGATAATTCGCCCATGCCCGATCCCGACAAGATTGTCGTGGATCCGAGCGCGACGACTCCTGATTGGGATGCCGAGTGGGCCGGCTACGGCAACAGTGGCAACGGTTCGACCGTAACGGATGCCAAGACGCCTGCGCAGGCCGCCGGTCTTAAGTGGGCCTTCGATTGGAAGGCCGAGTCTGGTCAGCAGTATGCCAACTGCAGCGAGCCTGTCATCGCTAACGGCTTTGTGTACATCGCGACCGAGAACGAGCTCATTAAGATCGATTCGTCCACGGGCAAAAAGGTTGCCTCTGCGCCGCTTGCCTCCAAGGTGAGCTATACCTCTCGTCCGATCTATACCAACGGCCTTATCATCGTTCCGCTCAACGGCGGTGCGGTCCAGGCGATTACTGCAGACAAGCTGATCTGCAAGTGGCTGACGCCTGGTTTGACGGACTTGACGCAGAGCTCCTGCACCGTCGTTTCGGACGGCGAGTACGTCTATGTAGGCTCGGTCGATATTTCGTATGACGAGAATTACAACGCGACCTACGGCAACGGCTCCTTTGCGCGCATTAAGATTGCCACGGGCGAAGTTTCTTGGCAGAACATCGACCCTGCCGAGGGCTATTACTGGACTGGTGCGGCTTTGACGGATAAGTATGCCATCGTTCCTACGAGCGCGGGTACGCTTAAGTGCATTGATAAGACGACGGGCGATGTCGTTTCGACCATGAAGCTCGGCGCTGTCGCAAATGCCGATTGCATTGCCGATCCGTCCAATGGTTCGACCTTCTATCAGATGACGCACGACGGAAAGCTCCATGTGATTTCGCTTTCGGCGAAGGGCGTGCTGAGTGAACAGAAGACGGTTGATCTGGGCCTTACGAATAATCTGAGTGCCCCTGCGGTGTCTGGTGACAATCTGATTGTCGGCGGACAGACGGCTACTGGCTCTGCTCTGGTTCTCTATAACCTGAAGACGGGTAAGACCACGATGGTCGCTGCTGCCGACGGCAAGGCGCTGCCGGCTGGCCTCAACGGTATTGCTGCTACTCCGCTGGTGAGTGTTCAGGGCGGCAAGACCTATGTGTACTTCACCGTTAACAGCGCGGATAGCAAGGATTACGTCAACTACTCTTCTGGTGGTGGCGTGTATCGCTATACGCTCGGCGATGCAGAGGCGACGCAGATTTATGATGCGGCTGGCCATTACCAGTACTGTGACTCTCCGGTCATTGCCGATGCTTCTGGCAATCTCTACTACATTAATGATTCGGGCACGCTGTTTAAACTTGGAGCTGTCGAGTCTTGGACGGTTGCCTTTAACTCCAACGGCGGGTCTGCTTGCGACACTAAGTTTGTTGCTACGGCCGATGGCAAGCTGGTCAAGCCGGCCGATCCGACGCGCGATGGCTACACTTTCGGCGGTTGGTATACCGATGAGGCTTGCACGCAGGCGTATGACTTCAGTACGCCGGTAACGGCCGATCTGACGCTGTATGCCAAGTGGACCAAGAATGCCGTTAAGCCTGGCGGTAATGGCGGCGCTGGTTCGAATGGCGGCGGTTCTGGTACCGGTGCTGGTTCCGGCACTGGCGCTGGCGCGGGTTCTGGCTCCGGCTCGAAGGGCGGCGCTATTGCCCCGGGCCAGAAGCCGGTGACCAAGACGACGGTGTCGACTAAGACCGAGGCCAAGGACAACAAGTCCAACAAGAAGGACTCCGATAAGTCCGACAAGAAGGACGAGAAGAAGTCTGACAAGAAGTCTGACAAGAAGTCCGATTCCAAGTCCAATTCCAAGTCCGATTCCAAGTCCGATACGGGTGCTGCTTCCACGACCACTGCTAAGAAGTCCTCTGGTGCTTCCGAGCAGGAGACTGGCACCAATCCGCTCGCCATCGTCGGCGTTGCCGCCGGCGTCATCGGTCTCGCCATCGTCGGCGTGTTCGTGTTCACCAAACGTCGGTAG
- a CDS encoding AarF/UbiB family protein — MADPTTDYNNLDPLGDEAAVVDEVDAVVSGARKKPRAVDMVPEEPDAMAPDEEYQLTPAGRRERIGQIVRLVKKYRVWDNLTPVRLRRLLEELGPMFVKMGQILANRSEILPQRFCDELRRLRSDVEPVPYEVVLRCLEEEYGLRLGEMFDAIDPNPLGSASLAQVHRARLVTGEDVAVKVQRPGAQQVMAQDIDIIRSVVRIVSKFVNTDQFVDLHGVVEELWTSFREETNFLAEAKNLNDFYEFHKSVHGVTCPKSYLDLCTEHVVVMDYVDGISIADPERLVVEGYDLEKIGAAIVEDYSTQVLDDGFFHADPHAGNIILKDGIVYFIDLGMVGRMSSHDRGIVKDMIFAVAEGDVPKLKDSLMRFAVTRGDSAELDHSAFLSDLDFIVADFAGLDLKDLDIGEFLTSLLNLARKNDVELPSVVTMFARGMVTLEGLLTEYMPNVNMIQIIQTHIKNEKSTYARMREMSRDLAASSYRAAKGSLEAAEYLGLASRMLTRGQLKVNTQIMSSDKALRQLGGIIDRMSMAIVIAGLFIGSSVVYYARIEPVVFGIPVIGFMGYVSALVLALMLGRNIWLNSHGGKH; from the coding sequence ATGGCAGATCCCACCACCGATTACAACAATCTAGATCCCTTGGGTGACGAGGCGGCGGTTGTCGATGAGGTCGATGCCGTCGTCTCGGGCGCTCGCAAGAAGCCGCGCGCTGTCGATATGGTCCCCGAGGAGCCCGACGCGATGGCGCCGGACGAGGAATACCAGCTCACGCCGGCGGGTCGCCGCGAGCGCATCGGACAGATTGTTCGCCTGGTCAAAAAGTACCGCGTGTGGGATAACCTCACGCCGGTTCGTTTGCGCCGCCTGCTCGAGGAACTCGGCCCCATGTTCGTCAAGATGGGGCAGATTCTGGCCAACCGGTCCGAGATTCTGCCGCAACGCTTTTGCGACGAGCTGCGTCGTCTGCGCTCCGACGTGGAGCCGGTGCCGTATGAGGTGGTGCTCCGCTGTCTGGAAGAGGAATACGGCCTGCGCTTGGGGGAGATGTTCGATGCGATCGACCCCAATCCGCTTGGTAGCGCATCGCTCGCACAGGTACATCGCGCTCGTCTGGTGACGGGCGAGGACGTGGCCGTCAAGGTTCAGCGCCCCGGTGCGCAGCAGGTTATGGCACAGGACATCGATATCATCCGCTCGGTGGTGCGTATCGTTTCCAAGTTCGTCAACACCGATCAATTCGTTGACCTGCACGGCGTAGTCGAGGAGCTGTGGACCTCGTTTCGCGAGGAGACCAACTTTTTGGCCGAGGCCAAAAACCTCAACGACTTCTACGAGTTCCATAAGAGCGTTCATGGCGTGACGTGCCCTAAATCCTATCTGGACCTGTGCACCGAGCACGTGGTGGTTATGGACTACGTCGACGGCATTTCGATCGCCGATCCTGAACGCTTGGTGGTCGAGGGCTATGACTTGGAAAAGATCGGTGCCGCGATTGTCGAGGACTACTCGACGCAGGTGCTCGACGACGGCTTTTTCCATGCCGACCCGCATGCGGGAAACATCATCCTCAAGGACGGTATTGTCTACTTTATCGACTTGGGTATGGTCGGACGTATGTCGAGCCATGACCGCGGTATCGTCAAAGACATGATTTTCGCCGTGGCCGAGGGTGACGTGCCCAAGCTCAAGGATTCGCTCATGCGCTTTGCCGTGACGCGCGGCGATTCGGCCGAGCTTGACCATTCGGCCTTTTTGTCCGACTTGGACTTTATTGTTGCCGACTTTGCCGGGCTCGACCTTAAAGACCTGGATATCGGCGAGTTTTTGACTTCGCTGTTAAACCTCGCGCGCAAAAATGACGTTGAGCTGCCGAGCGTGGTGACGATGTTCGCCCGCGGCATGGTGACGCTCGAGGGCCTGTTGACCGAGTACATGCCCAACGTCAACATGATCCAGATCATCCAGACGCACATCAAAAACGAGAAGAGCACCTACGCCCGCATGCGCGAGATGAGCCGCGATCTTGCCGCGAGCAGCTATCGCGCGGCAAAAGGCTCGCTCGAGGCGGCCGAGTATCTGGGCTTGGCTTCGCGTATGCTTACGCGCGGCCAGCTTAAGGTAAACACGCAGATCATGAGCAGCGATAAGGCGCTGCGACAGCTGGGCGGAATTATCGACCGCATGTCGATGGCTATCGTTATCGCCGGCCTGTTTATCGGTTCGTCGGTGGTGTACTACGCACGCATCGAGCCGGTTGTGTTTGGTATCCCAGTCATTGGCTTTATGGGCTACGTGAGCGCGCTGGTGCTGGCGCTTATGCTGGGTCGCAATATCTGGCTCAACAGTCACGGCGGCAAGCACTAG
- a CDS encoding C69 family dipeptidase has translation MPCTTILVGKNASYDGSTLVARNEDSSNGVFEPKRMRVVHPDEQPRVYTSVLSHLTVELPDNPMRYTSVPDVVPGHGIWAEAGFNELNVGMSATETLTTNERVRGADPLVDYVPAKGNEGEDGYVPAQPGGLGEEDMVTLVLPYAKSARDGVRILGNLLERYGTYENNGIAFSDVDEIWWLETIGGHHWIAKRVPDDAYVTMPNQLGIDSFDLDDAEGVQVDHMCSADLRSWMAEWHLDLTLGVEGDGPAAVFNPREAFGSHSDSDHVYNTPRAWYMQRCLNPSDVWDGPEADYTPESDDIPWSRVPERKVTIEDIKYVLSSHYQGTEYDCYGSKGTPATRGAYRPIGINRNSQLAVLQLRPYAHPAYRAVQWMAFGSNSFNALVPLYANVETMPEYYADTQARVTSENFYWANRLIGALADVRFHECGRAVEDYQEKVGGMGHKQLHDVDTAVATLPEAEVPAELARANEAFAELVRAETDALLGKVLYTTSCAMKNSFAMNDNIR, from the coding sequence ATGCCGTGCACAACGATTTTGGTTGGTAAGAACGCGAGCTACGACGGGTCGACGTTGGTTGCCCGCAACGAGGACTCGTCCAACGGGGTGTTTGAGCCCAAGCGCATGCGCGTGGTGCATCCCGACGAGCAGCCGCGTGTCTACACGAGTGTCCTGAGCCACCTGACCGTTGAGCTGCCCGACAATCCCATGCGCTACACGAGCGTCCCCGATGTTGTTCCGGGCCATGGCATCTGGGCCGAGGCTGGCTTCAACGAGCTCAATGTCGGCATGTCTGCAACCGAGACGCTCACCACCAACGAGCGCGTCCGCGGCGCCGACCCGCTCGTGGACTACGTGCCCGCCAAGGGCAACGAGGGCGAGGACGGATACGTTCCGGCGCAGCCCGGTGGCCTGGGCGAGGAGGACATGGTGACCCTGGTGCTGCCGTATGCCAAGTCCGCCCGCGACGGCGTGCGTATCCTGGGCAACCTGCTCGAGCGCTACGGCACCTACGAGAACAACGGCATCGCCTTTAGTGATGTGGACGAGATCTGGTGGCTCGAGACCATCGGCGGTCACCACTGGATCGCCAAGCGCGTGCCTGACGACGCCTATGTGACCATGCCCAACCAGCTGGGTATCGACAGCTTTGACCTGGATGACGCCGAGGGCGTCCAGGTCGACCACATGTGCTCCGCCGACCTGCGCTCCTGGATGGCCGAGTGGCATCTGGACCTGACGCTGGGCGTCGAGGGCGACGGTCCGGCCGCGGTCTTCAACCCGCGCGAGGCCTTTGGCTCGCACAGCGACAGCGACCACGTCTACAACACGCCGCGCGCCTGGTATATGCAGCGCTGCCTTAACCCCAGCGATGTGTGGGACGGTCCCGAGGCCGACTACACGCCCGAGAGCGACGATATTCCCTGGAGCCGCGTGCCCGAGCGCAAGGTGACCATCGAGGACATCAAGTACGTACTCTCGAGCCACTACCAGGGCACGGAGTACGACTGCTACGGCAGCAAGGGCACGCCCGCCACGCGTGGCGCCTATCGCCCCATCGGCATCAACCGCAACAGCCAGCTCGCTGTGCTGCAGCTGCGCCCCTATGCGCATCCGGCCTACCGCGCCGTGCAGTGGATGGCCTTTGGCTCCAACTCGTTTAACGCGCTGGTCCCGCTGTACGCCAACGTCGAGACCATGCCCGAGTACTATGCCGACACCCAGGCACGCGTGACGTCCGAGAACTTCTATTGGGCCAACCGCCTGATCGGCGCCCTGGCCGATGTTCGCTTCCATGAGTGCGGTCGCGCCGTCGAGGACTACCAGGAGAAGGTCGGCGGCATGGGCCACAAGCAGCTCCATGACGTTGACACTGCTGTAGCCACCTTGCCCGAGGCCGAGGTACCTGCCGAGCTCGCACGCGCCAACGAGGCCTTCGCCGAGCTTGTGCGCGCGGAGACCGATGCCCTGCTAGGCAAGGTGCTCTACACCACGAGCTGCGCCATGAAGAACTCCTTCGCGATGAACGATAACATCAGGTAA
- a CDS encoding bifunctional 5,10-methylene-tetrahydrofolate dehydrogenase/5,10-methylene-tetrahydrofolate cyclohydrolase: protein MAELLKGAPVARALTEELAARCVALRERGVVPTLAIVRVGEREDDLSYERGALKRCEKVGIEARRVLLPADVSQDELLAAIEDINTDSSVHGCLMFRPLPAGLDEDAVAAALDPAKDVDSMTPASLLTTLSGRGEGFAPCTAEAVLALLDHYGVELDGAKVAVVGRSLVIGRPVAAMLTARNATVTTCHTHTHDLAAECRAADIVVAAVGRARTIDVDAVREGQTIIDVGINWDEAAGKLVGDVDSDAAEPVVNAITPVPGGVGAVTTAILAKHVIEAAERASK, encoded by the coding sequence ATGGCTGAACTGCTGAAGGGTGCCCCCGTTGCTCGCGCTTTGACTGAGGAACTTGCTGCTCGCTGCGTGGCTTTGCGCGAGCGCGGCGTTGTGCCGACGCTGGCTATCGTGCGCGTGGGTGAACGCGAGGACGACCTATCCTACGAGCGCGGTGCGCTCAAGCGCTGCGAAAAGGTTGGCATTGAGGCTCGCCGCGTTTTGCTTCCCGCCGATGTTTCGCAGGACGAGCTGTTGGCGGCCATCGAGGACATCAATACCGATTCGTCTGTTCATGGCTGCCTGATGTTCCGCCCGCTGCCCGCCGGCCTTGACGAGGACGCGGTTGCCGCGGCACTCGATCCTGCCAAGGACGTTGACTCCATGACGCCGGCTTCGCTGCTCACCACGCTTTCGGGGCGCGGCGAGGGTTTTGCCCCCTGCACAGCCGAAGCCGTGCTTGCTTTGCTGGATCATTACGGCGTTGAGCTGGATGGGGCCAAGGTCGCGGTCGTTGGTCGGTCGCTGGTGATTGGCCGTCCCGTTGCCGCCATGCTTACGGCTCGCAATGCCACAGTGACGACGTGCCATACGCATACGCACGACCTTGCTGCCGAGTGCCGTGCTGCCGACATTGTGGTTGCCGCCGTTGGACGCGCGCGTACGATTGACGTGGATGCGGTTCGAGAGGGCCAGACGATCATCGATGTGGGCATTAATTGGGACGAGGCCGCTGGCAAGTTGGTGGGTGACGTCGATTCTGATGCTGCGGAGCCGGTCGTTAACGCCATCACGCCCGTGCCGGGCGGCGTGGGCGCTGTGACGACGGCGATCCTCGCCAAACACGTGATCGAGGCGGCCGAGCGCGCATCGAAATAG
- a CDS encoding cyclodeaminase/cyclohydrolase family protein — protein MSQEMMDKTCREFAEALAAREPVPGGGSASAFVGALGASLCGMVARYGATNPALADRADDLTRAFAQADELAQELVELVAEDVRAYGQVSAAYGIPRGDPARATAIQDALHVAAMPPYRIMDACGRALALLEDMADKGSRQLLSDVACGAVFCRSAMQGASLTLFANTTSMKDRARAEELETACDELLDMWLPRADALARRAADAARKRG, from the coding sequence ATGAGCCAAGAGATGATGGATAAAACCTGTCGAGAGTTTGCCGAGGCACTTGCCGCACGCGAGCCGGTTCCCGGCGGTGGCAGCGCGAGCGCCTTTGTGGGCGCGCTGGGCGCCTCGCTTTGTGGAATGGTCGCTCGTTATGGTGCGACCAATCCTGCGCTTGCCGATCGCGCGGATGACCTGACGCGCGCATTTGCCCAGGCAGATGAGTTGGCCCAGGAGCTTGTCGAGTTGGTTGCCGAGGACGTTCGTGCATATGGGCAGGTGTCCGCGGCGTACGGTATTCCGCGTGGCGATCCGGCTCGAGCGACCGCGATTCAGGATGCGCTGCATGTGGCCGCTATGCCGCCGTATCGCATTATGGATGCCTGCGGGCGTGCACTGGCGCTGCTCGAGGACATGGCCGACAAGGGTTCGCGTCAGCTGCTGTCCGATGTGGCGTGCGGCGCCGTGTTCTGCCGTTCCGCTATGCAGGGCGCGAGCTTGACGCTCTTTGCGAACACCACGTCTATGAAGGATCGCGCTCGTGCTGAGGAGCTCGAGACGGCGTGTGATGAGTTGCTCGACATGTGGTTGCCGCGCGCCGATGCGCTGGCGCGCCGCGCCGCCGACGCCGCAAGGAAGAGGGGATAG